The following are encoded together in the Salinibacterium sp. UTAS2018 genome:
- the gltX gene encoding glutamate--tRNA ligase, with product MSAPFSTATASDVRVRFCPSPTGTPHVGLIRTALFNWAYARHMGGKMVFRIEDTDAARDSEESYLQLLDAMSWLGLDWDEGVETGGPHAPYRQSQRTDIYLEVIEKLKASGHLYESFATGEEIEARNVANGRDPKQGYDNFERDLTAEQIAAYKEEGRLPALRLRVPDSDLSFDDLVRGDITFPAGSFSDFVVVRPNGAPLYTFVNPVDDALMGITHVLRGEDLLSSTPRQIALYTALIEIGLTDAIPRFGHLPYVMGEGNKKLSKRDPEASLFHHRDRGFIPEGLLNYLSLLGWSLAPDRDVFSAEEMIAAFDVENVTPSPARFDVKKAESLNGDHIRLLSAEEFAGRLVPYLVAADVISAEPTEAELATLTAAAPLVQERMQLLGDAPALLQFLFTPDAELTVDADAMPKAEGPEVLDASIAVLTDLDAWTHDAIETALRAELIDVKEMKPRLAFGPLRSAIAGRRISPPLFESMELLGKESTLVRLKALRALL from the coding sequence ATGTCTGCGCCATTTTCTACTGCAACCGCTTCCGACGTTCGCGTTCGGTTCTGTCCGTCACCTACCGGTACGCCCCACGTCGGGCTGATCCGTACTGCCCTGTTTAACTGGGCGTATGCGCGCCACATGGGCGGCAAGATGGTGTTCCGTATTGAAGATACGGATGCTGCTCGCGATAGCGAAGAGAGCTACCTGCAGCTTCTCGACGCGATGAGCTGGTTGGGTCTTGACTGGGACGAAGGCGTGGAGACGGGTGGCCCGCACGCGCCGTACCGTCAGTCGCAGCGCACCGACATTTACCTTGAGGTCATCGAGAAGCTGAAGGCTTCTGGTCACCTCTACGAGTCTTTTGCGACGGGTGAAGAGATCGAGGCCCGCAACGTGGCTAACGGTCGCGACCCCAAGCAGGGCTACGACAACTTCGAGCGCGACCTCACTGCTGAGCAGATCGCGGCGTATAAAGAAGAGGGTCGCCTGCCGGCGCTGCGTTTGCGCGTTCCGGACTCCGACTTGAGCTTCGACGACCTGGTTCGTGGTGACATCACGTTCCCCGCTGGTTCGTTCTCGGACTTCGTGGTGGTGCGCCCGAACGGTGCTCCGTTGTACACGTTCGTGAACCCGGTGGATGACGCGCTCATGGGCATCACGCACGTGCTGCGCGGTGAAGACCTGCTCTCGAGCACTCCGCGCCAGATCGCCCTTTACACGGCCCTCATCGAGATCGGCCTCACGGATGCCATCCCGCGCTTCGGCCACCTCCCTTACGTGATGGGCGAGGGCAACAAGAAGCTCTCCAAGCGCGACCCGGAGGCGAGCCTCTTCCACCACCGTGACCGCGGGTTCATCCCCGAGGGTCTCCTCAACTACCTGTCGCTTCTTGGCTGGTCGCTTGCGCCCGACCGCGACGTGTTCTCGGCGGAAGAGATGATTGCGGCGTTCGACGTGGAGAATGTCACGCCGAGCCCGGCCCGTTTCGACGTGAAGAAGGCGGAGTCACTGAATGGCGACCACATCCGTCTGCTCTCGGCAGAAGAGTTTGCGGGCCGTCTGGTGCCGTACCTCGTGGCTGCTGACGTGATTTCGGCGGAGCCGACGGAGGCTGAGCTCGCGACGCTGACAGCTGCCGCACCGCTCGTGCAGGAGCGCATGCAGCTGCTGGGCGATGCGCCGGCTCTGCTGCAGTTCTTGTTCACTCCGGATGCTGAGCTCACGGTTGACGCCGATGCCATGCCGAAGGCCGAAGGCCCCGAAGTTTTGGATGCGTCCATTGCGGTGCTCACGGATCTTGACGCGTGGACGCACGATGCAATCGAAACGGCCCTGCGCGCCGAACTTATTGACGTGAAGGAAATGAAGCCGCGTCTTGCGTTCGGTCCGTTGCGCAGTGCGATCGCTGGTCGCCGCATCAGCCCGCCGCTGTTCGAATCGATGGAGCTGCTGGGCAAAGAGTCCACGCTGGTTCGCCTGAAGGCGTTGCGCGCCCTGCTATGA
- a CDS encoding NAD(P)/FAD-dependent oxidoreductase, protein MSEQFDWDVVIVGGGPAGLSAALNLARARRRTLVLDSNRPRNSATFHSHGFLSRDGISPLELRKMGRQELEQYPNVSFERTIVESIEPLGAVGGPDAAGAADDGAVDGASATVGAGFTVTHRGGAVTTRTVLIATGLREVLPKLPLLRAFYGTSIHSCMECDGYEYADKPIALIGHTDDLAERALLLSQWSRDLIVFTQGVGHVSEADEAMLAERGIRVDRREVADVAGDRDGLTGVVLADGKTIAREAAFVRPDYETALDYAAGLQLALDPEGLIVVDAAGRTSAPGAYAIGDATPPGPQQLIVAAGDGAEVAAVINRDLL, encoded by the coding sequence ATGAGTGAGCAGTTCGACTGGGATGTTGTCATTGTCGGCGGCGGACCGGCCGGACTCAGCGCTGCCCTGAACTTGGCGCGGGCACGTCGACGCACTCTCGTGCTCGACAGCAATCGCCCCCGCAACTCGGCGACGTTCCACTCTCACGGCTTTTTGAGCCGCGATGGTATTTCTCCTCTCGAGCTTCGCAAGATGGGCCGGCAGGAGCTGGAGCAGTATCCGAACGTCTCGTTCGAGCGCACGATTGTGGAGAGCATTGAGCCGCTCGGTGCTGTTGGCGGGCCGGATGCCGCTGGCGCTGCCGACGATGGAGCTGTCGACGGCGCCTCGGCGACCGTTGGCGCGGGCTTCACCGTCACGCATCGCGGGGGAGCGGTCACGACCCGCACGGTGCTCATCGCGACGGGCCTGCGCGAAGTGCTGCCGAAGTTGCCGCTGCTGCGCGCGTTCTACGGTACGAGCATCCACTCGTGCATGGAGTGTGACGGCTACGAGTATGCGGATAAGCCGATTGCGCTCATCGGGCATACGGATGACCTGGCGGAGCGGGCGCTGCTGCTCTCGCAGTGGAGCCGCGACCTGATTGTCTTCACGCAGGGCGTCGGCCACGTGAGCGAGGCTGACGAGGCGATGCTGGCGGAGCGTGGCATCCGAGTGGATCGTCGTGAAGTGGCGGATGTTGCGGGCGACCGTGATGGCCTCACCGGCGTTGTTCTTGCCGACGGCAAAACTATTGCGCGCGAAGCCGCGTTTGTGCGCCCCGACTATGAGACTGCGCTCGACTATGCGGCAGGCTTGCAGCTCGCGCTTGACCCGGAGGGTCTCATCGTCGTGGACGCTGCCGGCCGCACCAGCGCACCGGGAGCCTATGCGATCGGTGATGCCACCCCGCCCGGCCCGCAGCAACTTATCGTGGCCGCGGGCGACGGCGCTGAGGTTGCCGCGGTCATCAACCGCGACCTGCTCTAG
- a CDS encoding fumarylacetoacetate hydrolase family protein — MKVARFSAGTGARYGIIDGDEIVVLTGDPMFNGFETTDERLPLADIKLLAPVIPRSKVVAFGRNYAEHAKELGNEVPDAPMMFIKPNTSVVGPGDAIMLPPQSEEVAFEGELAVIIGSIAKNVAEADFASVIFGYTIANDVTARDLQKKDGQWSRAKGFDTFCPLGPVIETEFEVGSQSIRTTVNGDLKQDGTVDQMIHSVAAQVAYASAAFTLLPGDIILTGTPAGVGPIVNGDTVDITIEGIGTLSNPVRSIAK, encoded by the coding sequence ATGAAGGTAGCTCGTTTCAGCGCTGGCACCGGAGCCCGCTACGGAATCATTGACGGCGACGAGATTGTCGTTCTGACCGGTGACCCGATGTTCAACGGCTTTGAGACCACCGACGAGCGTTTGCCGCTCGCGGACATCAAGCTGTTGGCGCCGGTCATCCCGCGCTCAAAGGTCGTGGCGTTCGGTCGTAACTATGCCGAGCATGCCAAGGAGCTCGGCAACGAGGTTCCGGATGCTCCCATGATGTTCATCAAGCCGAACACGTCTGTCGTCGGCCCCGGTGATGCGATCATGCTGCCGCCGCAGTCCGAAGAAGTCGCGTTTGAGGGGGAGCTTGCCGTGATCATCGGCAGCATCGCTAAGAACGTGGCCGAGGCCGACTTCGCGAGTGTCATCTTTGGCTACACGATCGCCAACGACGTCACCGCTCGCGACCTTCAAAAGAAGGATGGCCAGTGGTCACGCGCCAAGGGCTTCGACACGTTCTGCCCGCTCGGCCCCGTAATCGAAACCGAGTTCGAGGTGGGTTCGCAGAGCATCCGCACCACGGTGAATGGTGACCTCAAGCAAGACGGCACTGTTGACCAGATGATCCATTCGGTGGCAGCGCAAGTGGCGTACGCGTCGGCGGCGTTCACTCTGTTGCCCGGCGACATCATCCTCACGGGTACGCCTGCTGGTGTTGGTCCGATCGTGAACGGCGACACCGTCGACATCACGATCGAGGGCATCGGCACACTGAGCAACCCGGTTCGTTCTATCGCCAAGTAG
- a CDS encoding branched-chain amino acid aminotransferase, with product MKNLLADRPLSFLVKKNQEPCSVEERDAILENPGFGVKFTDHMVDICWSEQGGWHRPRVQPYGPIALDPAAAVLHYGQEIFEGLKAFRHEDGSIWCFRPEANGARLQRSARRMALPELPVNEFVNSLKQLVAVDGDWVPSAPETSLYLRPFMFAKEAFLGVRAAKKVNYYVIASPAGPYFSGGVAPVSIWVSTNYTRAGKGGTGAAKTGGNYASSLIAQQEAAEQGCAQVLFLDAEEGKYIEELGGMNVVLVKKDGTLVTPQSESILEGITRDSVLQLAEDRGHKVERRRVTLEEWREGVASGDITEVFACGTAAVITPIALLKGEGFEIGSADAPAGELTMSLREELTDIQYGRREDTHGWMMRLDA from the coding sequence ATGAAGAATCTTTTGGCTGATCGCCCCCTGTCGTTCCTCGTGAAGAAGAACCAGGAACCCTGCTCCGTGGAGGAGCGCGACGCGATTCTGGAGAACCCCGGTTTTGGTGTGAAATTCACCGACCACATGGTCGACATCTGCTGGTCGGAGCAGGGCGGCTGGCACCGCCCCCGCGTGCAGCCGTATGGCCCGATCGCGCTCGACCCGGCTGCTGCCGTGCTGCACTACGGCCAAGAAATCTTTGAAGGCCTCAAGGCATTCCGTCACGAAGACGGCTCGATCTGGTGCTTCCGCCCCGAAGCCAACGGTGCTCGCCTGCAGCGTTCGGCTCGCCGCATGGCGCTTCCCGAGCTGCCCGTGAACGAGTTTGTGAACTCGCTCAAGCAGCTCGTTGCCGTCGACGGCGACTGGGTGCCGAGTGCTCCCGAGACGAGCCTGTACCTGCGCCCCTTCATGTTTGCGAAAGAGGCCTTCCTCGGCGTGCGCGCAGCCAAGAAGGTCAACTACTACGTGATTGCCAGCCCCGCCGGCCCGTACTTCTCGGGTGGCGTTGCGCCAGTGTCGATCTGGGTCTCCACGAACTACACGCGTGCCGGCAAGGGCGGAACAGGGGCTGCCAAGACGGGCGGCAACTACGCTTCGTCGCTCATCGCGCAGCAAGAGGCAGCAGAGCAGGGCTGTGCTCAGGTGCTGTTCTTGGATGCCGAAGAGGGCAAGTACATCGAAGAGCTCGGTGGCATGAACGTGGTTCTCGTCAAGAAAGACGGAACCCTCGTCACCCCGCAGTCGGAGTCGATTTTGGAAGGCATCACGCGCGACTCGGTGCTTCAGCTTGCTGAAGATCGCGGTCACAAGGTTGAACGTCGTCGCGTCACTCTCGAAGAGTGGCGTGAGGGTGTGGCCTCGGGCGACATCACCGAAGTGTTCGCGTGTGGCACTGCCGCCGTGATCACGCCTATTGCTCTGCTCAAGGGCGAAGGTTTTGAAATTGGGTCGGCGGATGCTCCCGCCGGCGAACTGACGATGTCGCTGCGTGAAGAGCTCACCGACATCCAATATGGCCGTCGCGAAGACACGCACGGCTGGATGATGAGGCTCGACGCATGA
- a CDS encoding DUF6458 family protein produces the protein MSIGTGIVLVVIGAILTFALDFQVEGVNLDLIGYILMGAGVVTFIIGLVLTLRNRTSVTTVHNGTDGANGSVSERRTSTRSDETF, from the coding sequence ATGAGTATTGGAACCGGAATTGTCCTTGTCGTTATCGGCGCGATTCTTACTTTCGCGCTCGATTTCCAAGTCGAAGGAGTCAACCTTGACCTCATCGGCTACATCCTGATGGGCGCCGGAGTCGTCACGTTCATCATCGGTCTCGTGCTGACGCTGCGCAATCGCACGTCAGTCACGACCGTGCACAACGGTACCGACGGAGCGAATGGCTCCGTGAGCGAGCGTCGCACCTCGACGCGATCAGACGAAACTTTCTAA
- a CDS encoding DoxX family membrane protein: protein MTDAVQIAQWALRITLALAFIAAGVSHFVAAPARTMRAMIPPVLRHPRLPSPAALVTITGLCEIAGGLGLLWEPVRFITAIALIVFLIAVFPANAYAADHPDRFGKAALPFWPRYFGQLVLIVLVLLAAL from the coding sequence ATGACGGATGCCGTACAGATCGCCCAGTGGGCATTGCGAATCACTCTCGCGCTCGCGTTTATCGCGGCGGGCGTGAGCCACTTTGTGGCCGCTCCTGCCCGCACGATGCGGGCCATGATCCCGCCCGTTTTGCGACACCCCCGCCTGCCCTCCCCGGCGGCTCTCGTGACGATTACCGGACTCTGTGAAATCGCTGGCGGTCTGGGGCTGCTGTGGGAACCGGTGCGGTTCATTACCGCGATCGCACTTATCGTGTTTCTAATCGCCGTGTTCCCCGCCAATGCCTACGCGGCCGATCATCCGGATCGCTTCGGAAAGGCCGCCCTGCCGTTCTGGCCACGATACTTCGGGCAACTCGTGCTGATCGTGCTCGTTCTGCTCGCTGCGCTCTGA
- a CDS encoding META domain-containing protein, with translation MIKKSMFARLTPLLAVSLLALAACAGPATSGGSDEPPLDSGPGLGEEQTPGDSMPVDGIGGTWIYAEGTDSTGDLTTTAEVTIMITDEDMMGAGACNSYSAPLTGEPQNFTVNDLVSTERACAETALMDFDERYFAALAVTTTAIPTGGSLVLQGDGVNLTFLPSNSLPLG, from the coding sequence ATGATCAAGAAATCAATGTTCGCGAGACTTACGCCGCTACTCGCCGTCAGCTTGCTCGCTCTGGCCGCTTGTGCCGGTCCGGCAACTTCGGGTGGCTCTGATGAGCCGCCGCTCGACAGCGGTCCGGGGCTCGGCGAAGAACAGACCCCCGGCGACTCCATGCCCGTTGACGGCATCGGCGGCACCTGGATCTATGCCGAAGGCACCGATAGCACTGGCGATCTCACCACGACCGCCGAGGTCACCATCATGATCACCGACGAGGACATGATGGGCGCTGGGGCCTGCAACAGCTACAGCGCACCCCTCACGGGCGAACCGCAGAATTTCACCGTGAACGACCTCGTCTCTACTGAGCGAGCGTGCGCTGAGACCGCGCTGATGGACTTCGACGAACGCTACTTTGCCGCCTTGGCCGTGACGACAACCGCCATACCGACCGGCGGCAGTCTTGTACTGCAGGGCGACGGCGTGAATCTCACCTTCCTGCCGTCGAATTCCCTGCCCTTGGGGTAA
- the drt3a gene encoding antiviral reverse transcriptase Drt3a, giving the protein MSSLPYSVDALTRLSARKSRKGHDPTRIDPGVDLCFETLSKSRELYRSNRKLHAGDDAALENLKKKYEKRRKKLRKKRDVAIQSAIENGVTDFEKSLSGGAFSWGLKAGPELAKPGPGASRQTFQIPSELGHSLPHLQVSAVVRKAAKLTPQSRNSVVRALQQSLRRYYGHSILKLDIQDFFGSIPHEKLLTKLGSNGAIDSISLTLVSKLLENFRRIAGVSSGVPQGVGLSSQLAEFYLSDFDRTIRSFEGVTFYSRYVDDIVIVIDSPENRALVDTKIGFELASLQLVENARKRQEFDTAEDGSYAGGRFSNGDQLEYLGYRFSNETKKLSTMISDRRMAARKKRIELAFQSWSKHGPDPRRPNHGLDALLVDRLRYLAGNLRLRHSKSNVVVGIYFSNSALDVGSSQLSELDAILARLVTATRVRMTSELRKRIEQISFEEGFREKTFFRAKQPRIDRIVACWRSTL; this is encoded by the coding sequence ATGAGCTCTCTCCCGTACTCGGTAGACGCTCTCACCCGCCTATCTGCGCGGAAATCACGCAAAGGGCACGACCCAACGAGGATCGACCCAGGGGTGGATTTGTGCTTCGAAACGCTCTCAAAGTCACGTGAGCTTTATAGGTCGAATCGGAAGCTGCACGCCGGAGACGATGCAGCCCTCGAAAATCTTAAAAAAAAGTACGAGAAGCGTCGTAAGAAACTTCGGAAGAAACGCGACGTTGCGATTCAGTCCGCTATCGAAAACGGAGTCACCGATTTTGAGAAGTCTCTCTCCGGCGGCGCGTTTTCGTGGGGTTTGAAGGCGGGTCCGGAGTTGGCCAAGCCCGGGCCCGGAGCTAGCAGACAGACGTTTCAGATTCCGAGCGAATTGGGGCATTCCCTACCTCATCTCCAGGTTTCCGCGGTAGTGAGAAAAGCAGCAAAGTTGACTCCTCAAAGCCGAAATAGTGTCGTGCGAGCACTACAGCAGAGTCTGCGTCGCTATTACGGGCATTCGATACTGAAGCTGGACATTCAAGATTTCTTTGGCAGCATTCCTCATGAAAAACTTTTGACAAAATTGGGGTCAAACGGAGCGATCGATTCGATTTCCCTGACGTTAGTTTCAAAGCTCCTTGAAAACTTTCGTCGGATTGCGGGGGTCTCCAGCGGCGTCCCGCAGGGGGTTGGTCTCAGTTCGCAACTCGCGGAGTTCTACCTCTCTGATTTTGATCGTACTATCCGCTCCTTCGAAGGAGTGACCTTCTATTCCCGCTATGTGGACGACATAGTGATTGTCATCGACTCGCCCGAAAACCGGGCACTTGTCGATACCAAGATTGGCTTTGAGCTCGCGAGCCTCCAACTGGTCGAGAACGCTAGGAAGCGCCAAGAATTCGACACTGCAGAGGACGGGTCTTACGCTGGTGGCCGCTTCTCGAACGGCGATCAACTTGAGTATCTCGGCTACCGCTTCAGCAATGAGACGAAGAAGTTGAGCACGATGATTAGTGACCGCAGAATGGCGGCCAGAAAGAAGAGAATAGAGCTCGCGTTCCAATCCTGGAGCAAGCATGGCCCCGACCCGCGCCGCCCAAACCATGGTCTCGATGCTCTACTCGTTGACAGGCTTAGGTACCTCGCGGGGAATCTGCGGCTACGTCACTCCAAAAGCAACGTAGTGGTGGGGATTTACTTCTCCAATAGCGCCCTGGACGTCGGGTCTTCGCAGCTATCCGAATTGGATGCGATTCTCGCGCGTTTAGTCACCGCTACCCGAGTGCGAATGACAAGCGAGCTACGCAAACGAATCGAACAAATTTCGTTCGAAGAAGGTTTTCGCGAAAAAACGTTCTTCCGCGCGAAACAACCTCGAATCGATCGAATTGTTGCCTGTTGGAGGAGCACGTTGTGA
- the serA gene encoding phosphoglycerate dehydrogenase, producing the protein MAKPIVVIAEELSPATVDALGPDFEIRNVDGTDRDALKSALSDAQAVLIRSATQMDADALAAAPGLKVIARAGVGLDNVDIKAATAAGVMVVNAPTSNIISAAELTVGHILSLARHIPAASSALAQGQWKRSQYSGTELFEKTIGIIGLGRIGGLITERMQAFGTSIIAYDPYVTAARAQQMGVTLVSLDELLERSDFITIHMPKTPETTGMISTEQFARMKSSAYIVNVARGGLVDEDALYTALKSRRIAGAGLDVFVSEPPTGSPLLDLENTIVTPHLGASTAEAQEKAGVSVAKSVRLALGGELVPDAVNVAGGVIHQTVRPGIPLMEKLGQVFSGLSDSPVTNVDIEVRGEIVEHDVNVLKLAALKGIFTNVVSETVSYVNAPLLADQRGLTVRLITDAVSSEYRNLLTIRGSLADGSQVSVSGTLVGNKQLEKIVEINGYDIEVPLADHLIVMMYEDRTGIVAVFGKEFGDANINIAGMQIARESEGGNALSVLTVDSQASADVLATVGERIDARYVHAIDIVDA; encoded by the coding sequence GTGGCTAAGCCGATCGTCGTGATCGCCGAAGAACTTTCCCCCGCAACAGTCGACGCTCTCGGGCCCGACTTTGAGATTCGAAATGTGGACGGCACTGACCGTGACGCACTGAAGTCTGCGCTCTCGGACGCGCAGGCCGTTCTCATCCGCTCTGCGACCCAAATGGATGCCGATGCTCTCGCGGCCGCGCCTGGCCTGAAGGTCATTGCTCGCGCCGGTGTTGGCCTCGACAACGTGGACATCAAGGCGGCTACCGCTGCCGGTGTCATGGTCGTGAATGCTCCTACCTCCAACATCATCTCGGCTGCCGAGCTGACCGTCGGGCACATTTTGAGCCTCGCGCGTCACATTCCGGCCGCCTCCAGCGCTCTCGCGCAGGGGCAGTGGAAGCGCTCGCAGTACTCCGGTACCGAACTCTTCGAGAAGACGATCGGCATCATCGGTCTCGGCCGTATCGGTGGTCTCATCACCGAGCGGATGCAGGCCTTCGGCACGAGCATCATTGCCTACGACCCCTACGTCACGGCCGCTCGCGCGCAGCAGATGGGCGTTACGCTCGTGTCGCTCGATGAGCTGCTCGAGCGTTCGGACTTCATCACGATCCACATGCCGAAGACGCCCGAAACTACGGGCATGATTTCGACCGAGCAGTTTGCTCGTATGAAGTCGAGCGCGTACATCGTCAACGTTGCCCGTGGTGGCCTCGTCGACGAAGACGCTCTCTACACGGCCCTCAAGTCGCGTCGCATTGCCGGCGCTGGCCTCGACGTGTTCGTGAGCGAGCCGCCCACGGGGTCGCCGCTTCTCGATCTCGAGAACACCATCGTCACGCCTCACCTCGGTGCTTCGACCGCTGAAGCGCAAGAGAAGGCTGGCGTTTCGGTAGCCAAGTCTGTTCGTCTTGCCCTCGGTGGAGAGCTCGTGCCCGACGCCGTGAACGTTGCTGGTGGAGTCATTCACCAGACCGTGCGCCCCGGCATCCCGCTCATGGAAAAACTCGGCCAGGTCTTCTCGGGTCTTTCCGACAGCCCCGTCACCAACGTCGACATCGAGGTTCGCGGCGAGATCGTCGAACACGATGTCAACGTGCTCAAGCTTGCCGCGCTCAAGGGCATCTTCACTAACGTGGTGTCCGAGACAGTCAGCTACGTCAACGCCCCGTTGCTCGCTGACCAGCGTGGTCTCACGGTTCGTTTGATTACGGATGCCGTGAGCTCCGAATACCGCAATCTGCTGACCATCCGTGGTTCGCTTGCTGACGGCTCGCAGGTTTCCGTCTCAGGAACCCTGGTCGGTAACAAACAGCTCGAGAAGATCGTTGAGATCAACGGCTACGACATCGAGGTTCCGCTCGCGGACCACCTCATCGTCATGATGTACGAAGACCGCACCGGAATCGTTGCCGTCTTCGGTAAAGAATTCGGCGACGCCAACATCAACATCGCCGGCATGCAGATCGCGCGTGAAAGCGAAGGCGGCAACGCCCTCTCCGTGCTCACGGTCGACTCGCAGGCATCCGCGGATGTGCTCGCGACCGTCGGGGAGCGCATTGACGCTCGCTACGTGCACGCGATCGACATCGTCGACGCGTAG
- a CDS encoding PadR family transcriptional regulator gives MSLLHAVLGFVAIQPMTGYELGKAFSTTAAHFWPADQSQLYRTLHRAEADGLVESTTVEQASRPDRRLYSILESGRAALETWLASPLEPDTSREPFLLRLFFAGSLGSAGVIALLDQRRSAAVELLTTLDALAASAPPKLSKAALATQLQYATLESGRAHAHAEITWLDELRAQLADHKETAP, from the coding sequence ATGTCCCTCCTCCATGCCGTGCTCGGTTTCGTCGCGATTCAGCCGATGACGGGCTACGAACTCGGCAAGGCGTTCTCGACCACCGCGGCACACTTTTGGCCCGCCGATCAATCGCAGCTCTATCGCACCCTCCACCGCGCCGAAGCTGACGGACTCGTTGAAAGCACCACCGTCGAGCAGGCGTCTCGCCCCGACCGTCGCCTCTACTCGATTCTCGAATCGGGGCGAGCGGCATTGGAGACGTGGCTGGCCTCGCCGCTGGAACCCGACACCTCCCGCGAACCTTTTCTCCTGCGGCTATTCTTCGCCGGCTCGCTCGGCTCAGCGGGAGTGATCGCACTGCTGGACCAACGTCGCTCCGCTGCCGTCGAGCTCCTCACCACCCTCGACGCTCTCGCAGCGAGCGCACCCCCGAAACTTTCGAAAGCAGCGCTCGCCACTCAGCTGCAATACGCAACGCTCGAATCGGGACGAGCCCACGCGCACGCCGAGATCACGTGGCTCGATGAGCTTCGCGCTCAACTCGCCGACCACAAGGAGACAGCCCCATGA
- a CDS encoding 3-isopropylmalate dehydrogenase: MPSQIKLAVIPGDGIGPEVVAEALKVLKATGVDVAPTEFPFGAAHYLESGTILEDSDIAELAKYDAILLGAVGGDPRDPRLTGGIIERGLLLKLRFALDHHVNLRPTTIFPGVTSPLANPGAVDFVVVREGTEGPYVGNGGRIRTGTPHEIATEVSINTAFGVERVVRFAFAHAMERDRKKVTLVHKTNVLVHAGGLWQTTVDRVAAEFPEVEVDYMHVDAATIYLVTNPSRFDVIVTDNLFGDILTDLAAAISGGIGLAASGNLNPSGEFPSMFEPVHGSAPDIAGKQLADPTAAILSIALLLSQSGHTDAAAKVTAAVQADLGARGDTARSTSEIGSAIADAVAQN, encoded by the coding sequence ATGCCTTCTCAGATCAAGCTTGCAGTCATTCCCGGTGATGGAATTGGGCCCGAAGTTGTGGCCGAGGCCCTCAAGGTTCTGAAAGCAACGGGGGTGGATGTCGCCCCCACTGAGTTCCCCTTTGGCGCCGCTCACTACCTGGAGTCGGGCACCATCCTTGAAGACTCCGACATCGCAGAACTCGCGAAGTACGACGCGATCCTGCTGGGAGCAGTCGGGGGAGACCCGCGCGACCCTCGCCTCACGGGCGGCATCATCGAGCGAGGTCTGCTGCTGAAGCTGCGTTTTGCGCTCGATCATCACGTGAACCTGCGCCCCACCACAATTTTCCCCGGTGTCACGTCGCCGCTGGCTAACCCCGGCGCCGTCGACTTTGTGGTTGTGCGCGAGGGCACCGAAGGCCCCTACGTGGGTAACGGCGGGCGCATCCGCACCGGTACACCGCACGAGATCGCCACCGAGGTCTCGATCAACACAGCGTTCGGTGTCGAGCGCGTTGTGCGCTTCGCATTCGCTCACGCGATGGAGCGCGACCGCAAGAAGGTCACGCTCGTGCACAAGACCAACGTGCTCGTTCACGCGGGCGGTTTGTGGCAGACGACGGTCGACCGGGTGGCGGCAGAGTTCCCCGAGGTTGAAGTCGATTACATGCATGTCGATGCGGCGACTATTTACCTCGTCACAAATCCGAGTAGATTTGACGTTATCGTCACCGACAACCTTTTCGGTGACATCCTCACAGACCTCGCAGCAGCCATCAGCGGCGGCATTGGTTTGGCCGCCTCCGGCAACTTGAACCCGAGCGGGGAATTCCCCTCCATGTTCGAGCCGGTTCATGGCTCAGCGCCCGACATTGCGGGCAAACAACTCGCTGATCCCACGGCGGCAATCCTGTCGATTGCATTGCTGCTCTCACAGTCCGGTCACACGGATGCCGCGGCCAAGGTCACGGCGGCCGTGCAGGCCGATCTCGGCGCCCGTGGCGACACCGCACGGTCCACGTCTGAAATCGGCAGTGCAATTGCCGACGCTGTAGCGCAGAATTAA